The genome window GGATGCAAATCCGTCTAAAAGTGATTTAGTGTAAAGGATTGTAGTATTGCCATTAATACCTTCTTCAAAAGATCCGATAATGGCCATTGCCCCTATGCAGAATATTAATGAAGCCGTTATCATACCATCAATAAATCCAGTATCCTTGGAACCAACCATCTGTTTTAATTTGCTGGCTCCGCGTTCAAAAAGAGTATCGAGCTGTAGAAGCTCTCCAATGATTCCTCCAATGAGCAAACTAAACATAAGTATCAGAATATCTTGTACTTTCAAGGCCATCTGAAGCCCAATAAGGATTGTGCCGAGTCCAAGTGCTTGAAATACTATTTGTCTGATGCGTTCTGGGAAACGGCTGTGTAGTATGACGCCAAGTAAAGATCCGCCAATAATGGCAGCTCCATTAACAAGGGAACCGGTAGGTATCATGTGAATCTCGCTTAGAAGAGTTGTGGATAGGCATCATGGTTATCATTGACTTTTAGTGTTTACAATAGTTGAAGTTCGTATAATTGATTTATTATTGTGATTTTAAAATAGAAATATTTTTATTGCAAAAAGCTGTATATTTTAAATTTTCCTTGTAAATAAACTTGACAGTATCTGGATCATTTAATATTAACAATCCCTCACATAGGCCGGGATGGCGGAATTGGTAGACGCAGCGGACTCAAAATCCGCCGGTAGCAATGCCTTGCGAGTTCGAGTCTCGCTCCCGGTACCAGATATTACAAGGGTTTTTCGCAAAAAGCGAAAGGCCCTTTTTTCATGTCCAAAACAGTTCTCCCCCCACTCTTCCCCATAAAATGAAAAAAGTGAAAGAATTTTGATTAAGTTCAAATTTTTTTCACTTAGCGTTCCCCATGTCTGTTTAACTACTCAGTTAATTTACTGACTTTTTAGATTTGTAAATATAATTTAGCTCGCTTAAGGATGGCTAAGCCTGATAAAGTTATGGAGAGATTGAGCATGAATAAAGAACATAATGATGAATCTACAGTAAGAGTCTGTACTAGCGGAAGCTGCATTCCAGAGAGAAAAGATTTATCTCAGCACCCTTTTGTTACTTCTGGCTTGAAGCTGAAGCTGGATGTGGTGGAAAAAGTTTTTAGCATCCTTCTTTTACTGACGGGAATATATTTGGGCTGCTTGATTTTCATCCTCTTGCCGTCAAATCCAAAGTTGGGTGCTTCATACAAAGCTTTTGTCATGACTCTTTTGGCAGGTTTGTTCGTATGGCTTGTAAGGTGTGCGGCTGCTTGGTGGGTTAAGGAGAGGGCTTTGATTGTTAAATATTTCCATTCGCAATTCATGTCGGAGAAAGAGCAAATAGCTACTCTTTTTAAAGAGGTTGAGCGTAAATCGAAGCATGGTTCCCTAAGTCTATTGGCTTTGGCATGTCCTTCAGTGTTTTTTGCAGCTATAGATTGAAAAGTGTCTTTCTTTGCGTTGTTAAAGAAAATGATTGTTTCTTTATTTAATTTTGGACTGTACCTGCCCCACATAAGGATAGAGAAAAGCACCTCGACCAATATAAAATATAATAAATGCCAGCCATAGACCGGTGTTGCCCCATAGCGGAACGCAAACTGCCAGTGTTCCTAAAAATCCTAATAGTGCCTTGAATGTTGAATTTCGTACCGGGCGAGTCGCTCCAGCTCCGGTAAATATGCCGTAAAGTGTCAGGCCGAAGCCTGCTGCTATGGGGAAAATGATTCCCCAGTAATATACGGTTTGATAATTGGTCAGGATTTCCGGGATATTTGTAAATATTCTTCCAAGATCTCTACCAAATATTCCTACTATGCTGGACATTATGAGCATTACCCCTATTGTCCATTGTCTGTTCCTAAGGAAAGTCAGTGACATTAGTTCCGCGTCTTGCTGACCGACTGATTTGCCGGAAAAAACACTTGATGTGTTGGCAATGCCATCAAATATATAGCTAATGATGAAAGTTACCTGCATCAGCACTGCATTTGTTGCCAGCTCTGTTGCGCCAAGAGATGCTCCTACTTTAGTCATGAGGTTGAACATTATGAGTAGGCATACTGTACGCAGCAGCAGGTCTATGTTTGAGGAAGCAATAATCCTTATATCATCACTTTTCATACGGAGTTGTGCCAGATAATCTGATAGCGAAATGGGAGCCGTTTGGTGCACGAAGTATAATCCCAAAGCAAGGGTAGAGAATTGGGCGATAAGACTTGCTACTGCAACCCCTGCAACTCCAAGTCTGAATCCAGTTACAAAAATAATATCCAAAATAATATTTAGAATATTACCACTTACCTGGGTGATAAGGGTTTCCCGTGTCTTAGCTTGCCCCATGAGCCAGCCGATGACTGTATAGTTAAGTAAAACAAAAGGTGCGCCCCATATCAGGATTGAAAAATAAATACCTGCCTGCTCAGCTACTTTCGGCTCCGGGGCCATGAGTGACCGGGCTGCATGCCAAATTGGGATTTGCAGCATTACGAAGAGCAGACCCATTCCTGCAGCGAGAATAAAGGGACGAGAAAGACTGGCAATGATATCTTCTTTCTTTTTAGTGCCCAAGGCCATTGCGCTCTGGCTGGTTGTGCTTACCCTGAGGAATCCGAACAGCCAGTAAAGAGTATTTAGAATCACTGTGCCGATTGCAACTCCACCAATATATATAGGTGAATCGAGATGTCCTACAACGGCAGTATCTACAGCCCCTAGCAGAGGCTGGGTGACTGTTGAAACAATGAACGGCAGGGCTATAGCGAAGTATTGGCGATGGGTGATGGATTTACTGTTCATTCTGTATTCTACGTGTGAATGGTTTTTCGAGAAAATGTGCAGCCTGAAGAAGATCTTTAGCATATTCATTTTTCGCGTAATTTAATTTTTTCATGTCATTGATATGTTCGGCAACGATTCCTTTGTTGAGAAATATGAGTTTGTCGCAGACGTATGTCGCCACAGTAATGTCATGGGTGATAAACATAAAGGCAATATTGTGTTTTTCTTTCAGGGTGCGCATAAGCATGAGGACTTGGGCTTGAACGGATACGTCAAGTGAGCTTACGGCTTCATCAAAGAGAATAAATGCAGGATTGGGCGCGATCGCTCTTGCAATGCACACGCGTTGTAACTGGCCTCCACTCAACTGGTGTGGGTAGCGTTCAGCTAGATCTGTACCAAGTCCTACTTCATTTAGAAGTTCTACAATACGTTTTTTTAGAGCTGTTTTTTTCATTGCGGAACGCAGGAGCGGTTCTGCAATGGCTTGCTTAATCAGCATTCTAGGATTTACGGATGTTGTATAATCTTGAAAGACAACACTTTTGGCTAGGGGGCTGGCGGTCACTTCTGGCGAGAAAGTTACTGTGCCGCTGTCAGCATCTTCCAGTCCCAGAATGATCCTGCCCAGAGTGCTTTTACCACTTCCTGACTCTCCTACAATACCAAGGCATTCTCCTTTTTCCATAGAGAAAGTTACGCCTTTGAGTATTTGCTGCCGTTGTTTGGAAAACAAGTCTTCGCCAACCGGAAAACTTTTGGTCACGTTTTGTACATTAAGGAGCATGTTTTTATCCCATAATCTGAGTGAAAGTTTGTACTATATGTTGACGGGTTTCAATTAGGTTTTTGGTATAGTCTTCCTGCGGGGTAAAGAACACCTCATCGGCTTTACCTTTTTCTACTACGCTGCCGTTATGCATTACGATGATATTGTCGGCCAGATGCGAGACAAGGCTCAGGTCGTGGCTGATAAAAATCAGTGCTGTATTGAAGTATTCACGTATAGATTTAAGTTCTCTGATCACATCCTGCTGACTCATATAATCAATTGCAGTCGTTGGTTCATCAGCAATGATCAGGTCCGGGCGCATGACCAAGGCTAAAGCGACCATGATTCGTTGGAGCATTCCTCCGCTTAGTTCATGAGGATACTTGTTGAATATGGTTTCCGGATCTTTGAGATTCACCTGTGAAAAAATCTTTGCCATGCAGTCAAGAGCATCGGCGGGCGATAACTTCTGATGGGAGGTTATTGTTTCAACAACATGGTAGCCTATCGTGAATAGCGGGTTAAAAGCAGTCATCGGGTTCTGCAAAATCATGCATATTTTTCGTCCACGAATTTTTCTACGTTCTTCCTTGTTCATGGTCAGCAGGTCATGGCCTTTGAATACAGCCCTACCTGTTATTTCAAAATGGTTATTTAAAAATCCGTTTATTGCCAAGCAGGTGAGACTTTTCCCGCTACCGGATTCACCCACAATGCCAAGGCATTGATTGTGGTCTAAAGAAAAGGATACATCCTGAGTCAGTGGAGTGGATTTTCCGTGTCCATAATGGGTTATGGACAGGTTTTCTACTTGTAGCAGCATAATTATTGGTGCTCCTTGGGATCGAAAATATCACGCAGGCTGTCACCCAGAAGGTTGAAAGCCGAGACCACAATCATGATTGCTAGGCCGGGTAAAATCATCTGTTCGGGGTTACTGAAAAGCACTTCTTTGGCTTCGTTAAGCATTGCTCCCCATTCTGCCGTGGGAGGTTGAACGCCGAGTCCAAGGAAGGATAGCGTAGATATATTGATGATGATCCAACCTACATCAAGTGTTGCCAGCAGAGTTATTTCACTCGCTACGTTGGGCATGAGGTGCCGAACCAGAATGTATCTTTTTGAAGTTCCGATGGTTTGCGAATATTGAATATAATTGCTGTGTGTATAAGAGATTACCGCGCAGCGTATCATCCTTACATACCACGCCAACTTGGCCACGATGTTAGCTAGGACGATATTGAAAAGTCCGGGGCCGAGAATTCCAACAATGCTTAAAACGAGAACTTCATAAGGAAATGAAAGCATAACATCACAACCACGCATGACGAGTTCGTCAAATTTTCCTCTGAAGTACCCTGAAGTAATACCTATAACAGCGCCTATTGCAGCAGTTATGAGCATGGTTAAAAAGGAATAGAAGAGGGAGGTTCTAACTCCAAAGATGATTCTTGAAGCTACATCTCGCCCTAACTGGTCTGTTCCGAGTGGATATTTCCATGAAGATGGAGCGAAGGTGTTAATGATATCAGTTTCATTGGGATCGTGGGGGGCAATCCAGGGAGCGAAGATACCCACAATAGTAAAGATCGCTATGATCACAATGCAAAATACAGCGGTTTTATTTTTAAGTATTTTATGCATGTTGCGCCCTCGTCTTCAATCTTGGGTCAACCATGCAGTGTAGTATGTCTATGCTGAAGTTCGTGAGTACGAAAAATACGCCCATGATAAAAATATATGCTTGTAGGGTAGGGTAGTCGCGGTTGAAAATACTAGCCACACAGAGTCTTCCTATTCCGGGAATGGCAAAAATATTTTCGATTACCACTGTTCCGGAGAGTATGCGGACTATCCCTATCCCCAGTGCGGTTATGGATGATTGAAGTGAGTTCTTAAGCACGTGCAGCCAGATAATCTTTTTTTCAGAAATACCGCGAGCCCGGGCGTAGAGAGTATAATTTTCTTTCATGTTTTCCAGCATACTGTTGCGTATCAAGCGTACATAGGTCGCAATATAGAGAGTGTTCAGAGAAAGTGCTGGAAGAATGTAATGTGCGAGGGAGCTGGTCCCGCTGCTTGGCAAAATTTTCCAAGTTAGTGAGAATAGCCAGATTAGGAGAAATGCCAACCAGTAATTAGGTACTGATGTTCCTGCGAAAATTATGAACCGCACACCTTTATCAAAGAGGCTGTCTTTCCATACTGCGCTGGCTACTCCCACCGGCAAACTGATGAGAATTAGGAGGACAAGCGCTACACTTGTCAGTTTAAGTGTATATGGAAAGCTACGGGCAAGTTCTCCGGCAACAGTACGATTCGTGTTGGTAAATGATGTTCCGAAATCCAAATGAGCACAGCGCTCCAACCAGATGGCGTAACGAACCAGAAACGGTTTATCCATACCGAGCTCAATCTTCATTTCCTGAATGGCTTCCGGTGTTGGAATCACATCATTGACCCGCAAAGCCACCTCAGCCGGATTGGCTGGAGTAAGATTGACTAATGAAAATGAAAGGAATGAAACCGCGAGCAGTGTTGCAAGGGCGATCAGGGTCCTGCGGATAATATAAACATGCATACAGTTTTGTCTGCCGGGTTTGGGTTTAGAAAATAAATTTACTAAGGGTGAATTCTTGTAGGACCTGCATCCATATAGAGCAGGCCCTTTGTTTTATTGTAGTTTCATGCGCTGGAGCGGAATTTCAAACTGGGATGGATTGAATCCTACATCCTTGACTTTATCACTGAAAATAGCGCGGTTGCGCTCGTAAGTAAGCGGCAGATAAACAGCCTCTTCGTGCAGTGTTTTCAAAATGTATGTGTAATGTTCCTGGCGTTTTTTTATGTCCACGGATTTCAGGGCATCAAGGATAGCCTGATCAATCTGAGCTTTTTCTTTAAGTCCCTGCTGCGCAGCGTAGTCTCCGTATACTGGTTTGCGCATAGCTCCGATGAATGATTGCGGATCGTATGGAGTTCCCCAAGATATGTTGAAGGAGATGTCGAAATCTCCGCCTTTGAGACGGTCGCGGTGAGCCTGTTCTTCTTCACCTACGATTTTCATCTTAACTCCAGATTTGCCCCACATGCTTTGCAGGTATTGAGCTATGGTGCGTTCAAGGACTTTGTCGCTGTCGTAAGTCAACGTTATTTTGAGCTCTTTTCCGTCTTTCTTACGGATGGAACCATCCATTTTCCAGCCTGCTTCATCTAGCAGAACAGCAGCTTTTTTAGGATCGTATTTGTAAGGTTCAAGATCAATATTTGCGCAGGGGATGTTTTTGGAAAACAGAGTGTATGCCGGAGTTTCCATTCCAAGCATAATTTTGTCACTGATGATTTGGCGATTGGTAAGATATTGGAGAGCTCTACGTACGCGAGCATCGCTAAGCTCGGGGCGAGTAGTGTTCAAGATCATCATGCGGGTGGACATGGGATCGGACATAACTGTTCCGAAACCTTTTTTATTTTCGAAACGTTTATAAGCTTTAGGGCTGATCAGATTGAGACCGTAAACGAGGTCGATATCACCGCTTTCAAGTGCTATCAGGCGAGCCTGATTGTCGGGGATAACTTTGGCGATAATCTTTTTGATAGCAGGTTTCTTACCCCAGTAGTTTTCATTGGCAACAAATTCAGAATATTCATCAACTGTGTTGTCTTTCAGTATATAACTGCCTGTTCCGTGCAGGCAGTTTACGCCGTTTTTGGATGTTTTTCCTTTAAAGCATTTGGGGGAAATCATGCGGAAAGGGCGTGTTACGCCAAGCTCTACAATAAAAGGGTAATAAGGCTCAGCAAATTCTATTTCCAGTGTGTATTCGCCTGTCGTGCGAACAGCTTCTTTACCTTTATTTTGTACTGCGAGCATGAGCCTAATGGACTCCAGCCAGCCATGACGGGTGCCATTCTCAAGCAGGGTGTCAAAGTTTTGTTTAGCTGTTTTTGCGTTGAATTTAGTTCCATCAGTGAAGGATACATCGTCGCGCAGTTTAAAAGTATATAGCTTGCCGTCAGGGCTAACTTTCCAGCTTTCTGCAAGCCACGGAGTTGGATTTCCGGTTTGATCCAGAAATACAAGCCCTTCAAAAAGAAGGTTTTGACCAAAAATTTCACCGCCATAGAGGTGAGGATTCAGATCTCGCAGGTCGCGGTAGTTGGCCATGACCAAGGTGTCCTTAGCGGTGGTGGCCTGTCCCAAAGCTGTAAGGCCAAAAACCATCGTAAGAACAAGCAAAACAATCAAAGATTTGTTACGCATCATTTCTCCATTAACGGGTTACTTAAGGTTGTTGAAAGTATGTTATCGAAAACGAAAACAACTCTCATTTTCAATTAATAAAACTACTCGTCAACATATTAACTCTATGGTCTCGAGTTTTTTGTATAAAAAATTGGAGAGGCAATGGTGCTTACCAATATGTTTGATTTATTTTTTAGTATAGTATGATCGCTCACTTGATATTGATGTTGAGAATGAATGTCAATATAAAAATATTTCACTAGTATTTGGTTGAGTAAAAATGATTTTTATATGTGTGATTTTCTTTTTTGAGATATTTTGGAGTTTTATAATACTAATTTATACGTATGTTCTGGAAAGAGTAGGGGAAGTAGGCCACTAAAAAAAATATGGAGTTCTTGAAGGCATTTGTTAAGAACTAGTAGAATAATTCGCTTATTATTATCTTGTGATTGATATGATATGTTTATTACATGCGGATTGGATGGTGCGTTGAGGGAGTTGGGGAGGTTGTCTAAGGCTAAGGCGCATCCGGGTGAATCAGAAGTGAGGAGCATTGACTGCTGATGAGATCAAGTAAAATCTATTTTGCTATGATTATATCTAGCGCTATGTTATTACGGATTCGTTTACAGTGTTTGTTACTTGATTCAGACTGAAGTTAACTTTTATCCTGAGGTCGTGGGTTATGAAAAACAGTTTCCGTATATTTGCATCTGTGTTCTTGTTTATAAGTTTCCTTTCTATTTCATCTATATCTACTGCGTCCGAAAAAATATCCATTCCAGAGGATTGTCCATGTAAAGGGGCTATTACAGATCTTATCGATGCTTATAATCATGATAAGGTCTTTAAGGTGCTTATTGATGAGGCATTTAAAAATATGCAGCCTGTTTCGGAAGAATACAGGAAAGGTGGTAATCCTTGGGTGGGGAGAACATTTGCCGACCTGATTCCGTTTTTTGTGGAGTGGAGTTCTTTTCTACCGGAAGCAAAGGGCAGTCATGATAACGGGCTTAAATATATAGAACAGATGGATCTGTTTGCATATAAAAATCCATTTGGTCGAGTCGCTTTCCAGACTTCACCGGGAATTGATATATTCAATCGTTTTGCACGTGAGCGCGGTGAATATCTATCAAGCAGAGCTTCGATAAAATATGTAGCCAAATGGCTCGCTGATCCCCGTATTGAAAAGGAAGAATACGACTTGCCAAATCCAAAAGCTGCTGATGGTGGATTTAAGTCTTACAATGACTTTTTTTCACGTAAGTTTAAAGATATCAACAAGGTCCGCCCGCAGACTATGCCGGGCCGAGATTATATTATTTCCGCGCCGACCGATGCTATTATGAATTCCATTCCTGCAAAAATTGTAGATCGAACCACCAAGATCAGGACTAAAGGTACTCAGGAACTGAATATTAAGGAGCTACTGAAAGGATCACGCTATTGGAGTCATTTTGTTGGTGGTACGGCTCTATCTTGTATTCTGATGCCTAATACCTACCACTACTATCATGCTCCGGTCGGCGGTAAAATTATTGAAACACGTCTAGTGGACGGAGCATTGCTGGGGATGGAAGATTTTCCAAAATTCGTTCCGGCTAATGGCAACGTAGGGGCTTACGGTGCAAGTTTTGGTGCGTTTGAAAGCTATCAGCGTGGTTATTTTATTATAGATACCGGAAAATACGGTCTTGTAGGAGTTGTTCCTGTGGGGCTAAGCACTGTTGGGTCCGTTATATTCAAAGACAAGTTTCTCAAAGCGAAAGATCCGGTAGCGGTCAAGCGTGGTGATGAATTGGGACACTTTCTTTATGGAGGGTCTATGGTTATTTTAATTTTTGAACCCGGAAAATACAGTTCCGATGCGATTAAGGTTCGTCTGGGGAATCAAATCGGTATATTTGATACCAATTCAACTAATTAATATTTAAGAAAAAAACAGAATATGTAAGACCGGAAACAAGATAGTTCCCGGTCTTTTTTAATGGTTATAATAATTGAACTTATCACCTAAATACCTGCCAACAACAATTCGTGAAAATAAGTTTTTAAAAAATAGTTAAATATAATATTTTTTGTTTCAATACAGAAATATTTGGAGTGGCGTGTAATCAGTACTTTCAGCAAACTGTCCAAACAATAGCTGTGCTGGTGAAGGCGTGATTCTTTACAAGAGAGATTATTTGATCTTATATGGATCAGCTGTTTGAATTTATTGATAATAAAGAATTGATTTAAAAGAGATGGTCATGGGTAAAAAAATAAAGATGTAACCATCAAAGTTAACGAAAAACAGTTGCCTGTATGGGCTTCAAATATTTTATCTCAATTTGCTGGCTAAAACTATGCAACTAAGTGTTATGCTCGGTTAAGATTTGGAACACTTTTTATGAAGTTTAGCTTCAGTAATCAAATCCCATGTGAGTTTTTATATGAAAATTTAATTTTAATCTGTTGGGAGAATACGCTGTGACTAATCAAGGTGAAAACGTCAATTCCGGGCGACTGCCTGAAGAGATCTCTGACGTTTTTGAGTCTTTTTCAGACTTCATTTTATTTACCGATGATAGCGGTCTTATCTGTTCGGCGAATCCTCCTGCTGTAGATTTTTTTGATGGGCCTTTGACTAAACGAAGAATATGGAGCCTTTTAGGGGTCGATTCATCGGGAATAGATGCCTTTTTACAATCTTTTCCTGCTGAAAGTGTCCATGAAATTCCTTATGGCGAAAGCGGTGGAAGCTATTCCCTACGCTTCATTTCCTTAAGGAGACCGTACTGTTCGGGAGGATTTGTTGCAATTATTACAAATAATGCTCCACTCGTAGAGCTGCATGAGACCTATGAGGAGCGTATTGAAGATAATATTGCAGCATTAGATGATAGTATTTCTCTTTTCAATGCTTTGTTTGAAGCCGCGCAAGACCCCACAATACTTGCTGATTCTACCTTTAGAATACTGACATCGAATCCTGCTTCTGAGAGACTTCTCGGACGTAGTTCAACTCTTTCCGGGAACAGTTGCCTTAATATTTTCAATGCTGAATCAGCCAGAGTTGTGCGACAGTATTTTGAGACTTGCACTACTGAAATACCTGTTCCATTTGATGACCTGCTAACAGTGCGTGATAGTGACGGTAACGATATTTCTGTTGAGTTGACCATGCATAAAGTCCGGCTGCAGTCGGGGATAGTTTTTCATCTTGTGCTGCGTGATATGAGTGATATTCAACGCCTTGAAACCGGTCTTGAAGAGAGCCGTGAGCAGGTTGACGGAATGAACGTGGCTCTGCGTACTGTCATTGAGTCGGTAGAGGAAGAGAAGAAGGATATGCATGAAGAATTTGCCCTGCAGGTCCGGGAGCAGATCTTACCCGCATTGGACCGTATGATAAAAGAGCCGCTTCCGCAGCTGCGCACCAGCTTTGGTCTGTTTATAAAAGAACGCCTTTCAGCTTTAGCAGGTGAGAGCGGGGATCATTTTGAGGAACTCCTGCTTAAGCTTACTCCTCGTGAAGTTGAAATCTGCCGCTATATTGAGTCTGGAAAGAGTTCTGAAAGAATTGCTGAGTTGTTGGCGATAGCGGCAGACACAGTACGTACCCACCGAAAAAATATCCGCCGTAAACTTGGTTTGCGTGGCAAGAGTGTTTCTCTGATTTCTTATCTTAAAAGCCAGATTGGCTCATAAAATTATTGGGTAGTCAATATACCCAATAGATACCCATAAAGTCGCCTTGTTGTTATATGTAAATTAGGTTCTATTATACCCGTTAACAGGATGGTAGTCTTTTAATTTGTATTTAAGAGTGCTTATGTACTCTAAATAACTTACAAGAATTAATCTTAGAGATGCACTATTTAATGCTGTATTCTCTCTTACTGCATTGATTGTATTTAAGATATTTTCATTTATGCATCGTATGAAAATTCAAAAAATCACGTCTACTTCATCTGTGATCGTATATAAAAGCGTATACGACAAAAATTAATATTACATATTTAGGAGAAAACATGAGACGTTTTACTACCTTGTACCTTATGGTGTTCACTTTGTTTATCGCTGTGGCTGTATCCGGCTGTGCCCAGCAGGAAAAAAAAGGTTTGGAGAAAGTTAAAGAGTCCGGTGAAGTCAGTTTTGCTATGAGTGGGGGGTACCCTCCGTTTAATTTTTACAACAATAAGAATGAGCTCGTCGGCTTTGATGTGGATGTGGCTAAAGAAGTTGCAAAAAGACTAGGCGTGAAGCTTAAACCTGTCACCACTGAATGGAGCGGCATAATTGAAGGGTTACGTTCCGGAATTTATAGCGGGATTCTTGGCAGTATGGCCGCCACCGAACAGCGTAAGAAGGTCGTGGATTTTTCCATTCCTTATTATTATTCGGGCGCACAAATGTTCGTCCGTGAAGATGCTCCATTTAAATCCGTTCAGGACTTGAAATCAAAGGCTATCGGGCTCGTTACCGGAACCACTTTTGAGCAGGATGCCAAAAAACTGGGAGTCACCGACATTCGCCTTTATAAGGACGACACTCAAACTCTTACCGAACTTTCAAATGGTGTTATCGACGGAGTTATTACCGACCGCGTTGTGGGCGTGAATGCCATGAATAGTGGTAAATTTAAGATAAAACCTCTCGGTTCCCCTCTGCGCAGGGAAGATATTGCAGTTGCTTTTCGTAAGGATGACAAGACATTGACTGATCAGGTGGATAAGATACTTAACCAGATGCACGAAGATGGCACTCTTACGAAGCTTAGTAAGAAGTGGCTAAATGTGGATATTACTAAAAAATAATAAAAAAATAAGGGGCTGAAAAGCTCCTTATCTTTTTTGATTAAAGGTAGAAAAATGTATTTTGATTTTACAAGCCTGCCGGATTATATTCCGTATTTTCTCCCGGCGGCATGGATGACTCTTGAGATTACCATGCTTGGTATTCTTCTTGGACTGATCCTCGGACTTATTACAGTCTTCATGCGTATCTCAGATAAGAAGATATTTAATCTTCCAGCTCATGCATATATCTATGTAATTCGTGGAACTCCGCTTCTGCTGCAGTTATTGTTTATCTATTTTGGTATGCGAAGCCTTATAGGATTGTCGGCACTGCCTGCGGCCGTTTTGGCTCTTGGTGTTCATAATGGGGCTTATATCGCTGAGATTTTTAGAGGTGCGATTGTTTCTATCTCTTCCGGGCAGATGGAGGCGGCTCGCAGTATAGGGATGAGTTACCCTCGAGCAATGCTC of Maridesulfovibrio zosterae DSM 11974 contains these proteins:
- a CDS encoding phosphatidylserine decarboxylase, which gives rise to MKNSFRIFASVFLFISFLSISSISTASEKISIPEDCPCKGAITDLIDAYNHDKVFKVLIDEAFKNMQPVSEEYRKGGNPWVGRTFADLIPFFVEWSSFLPEAKGSHDNGLKYIEQMDLFAYKNPFGRVAFQTSPGIDIFNRFARERGEYLSSRASIKYVAKWLADPRIEKEEYDLPNPKAADGGFKSYNDFFSRKFKDINKVRPQTMPGRDYIISAPTDAIMNSIPAKIVDRTTKIRTKGTQELNIKELLKGSRYWSHFVGGTALSCILMPNTYHYYHAPVGGKIIETRLVDGALLGMEDFPKFVPANGNVGAYGASFGAFESYQRGYFIIDTGKYGLVGVVPVGLSTVGSVIFKDKFLKAKDPVAVKRGDELGHFLYGGSMVILIFEPGKYSSDAIKVRLGNQIGIFDTNSTN
- a CDS encoding LuxR C-terminal-related transcriptional regulator, with translation MTNQGENVNSGRLPEEISDVFESFSDFILFTDDSGLICSANPPAVDFFDGPLTKRRIWSLLGVDSSGIDAFLQSFPAESVHEIPYGESGGSYSLRFISLRRPYCSGGFVAIITNNAPLVELHETYEERIEDNIAALDDSISLFNALFEAAQDPTILADSTFRILTSNPASERLLGRSSTLSGNSCLNIFNAESARVVRQYFETCTTEIPVPFDDLLTVRDSDGNDISVELTMHKVRLQSGIVFHLVLRDMSDIQRLETGLEESREQVDGMNVALRTVIESVEEEKKDMHEEFALQVREQILPALDRMIKEPLPQLRTSFGLFIKERLSALAGESGDHFEELLLKLTPREVEICRYIESGKSSERIAELLAIAADTVRTHRKNIRRKLGLRGKSVSLISYLKSQIGS
- a CDS encoding ABC transporter substrate-binding protein, with the protein product MRRFTTLYLMVFTLFIAVAVSGCAQQEKKGLEKVKESGEVSFAMSGGYPPFNFYNNKNELVGFDVDVAKEVAKRLGVKLKPVTTEWSGIIEGLRSGIYSGILGSMAATEQRKKVVDFSIPYYYSGAQMFVREDAPFKSVQDLKSKAIGLVTGTTFEQDAKKLGVTDIRLYKDDTQTLTELSNGVIDGVITDRVVGVNAMNSGKFKIKPLGSPLRREDIAVAFRKDDKTLTDQVDKILNQMHEDGTLTKLSKKWLNVDITKK
- a CDS encoding amino acid ABC transporter permease, which encodes MYFDFTSLPDYIPYFLPAAWMTLEITMLGILLGLILGLITVFMRISDKKIFNLPAHAYIYVIRGTPLLLQLLFIYFGMRSLIGLSALPAAVLALGVHNGAYIAEIFRGAIVSISSGQMEAARSIGMSYPRAMLRIILPQAFKRAIPALGNQFIIALKDSSLASAITINELLLKAQQLASSNFMMMEMLTIAGVFYLIYTGAFTFIFHRIERRLDTSRA